A region of Ferviditalea candida DNA encodes the following proteins:
- a CDS encoding CoxG family protein has protein sequence MKVDGSKSIDAKVDLVWESLINPEVLKQSIPGCKSLDKVDEDTYTFEIELKVAAIVGKYSGEIKVVDPQPPHQYGLKIEGSGALGHMQAMVRIELREQADGGTEMFYDGEAEVGGKVAKVGQRVLSSVAKLVTNQFFGSFAKQIKLHTSS, from the coding sequence ATGAAGGTGGACGGATCAAAATCAATCGATGCGAAGGTCGATTTGGTGTGGGAATCGCTGATTAATCCGGAAGTGCTCAAGCAGTCGATTCCGGGATGCAAATCGTTGGACAAAGTCGATGAGGATACTTACACATTTGAAATTGAATTGAAGGTTGCCGCCATTGTCGGCAAATATTCGGGCGAAATCAAGGTTGTCGATCCGCAGCCCCCGCATCAATACGGATTGAAAATTGAAGGCTCCGGAGCGCTGGGCCATATGCAGGCAATGGTCCGCATTGAGCTTCGGGAGCAAGCGGACGGCGGGACAGAGATGTTTTATGACGGTGAGGCCGAGGTCGGGGGCAAAGTGGCAAAGGTGGGACAAAGAGTCTTGTCAAGTGTGGCGAAACTGGTGACGAATCAATTTTTCGGCAGCTTTGCCAAACAGATCAAATTGCACACATCTTCATGA
- a CDS encoding MmgE/PrpD family protein gives MRLEEAILQIIEQTRFDALTESEIDRIQTLLMHDAAMGSAAGGHPLVLSLIEDADGLLGDNGYTLLGNTQKCLSNDLAVQYNAMAVTVSIREDFVAGTHPGAILFPLLIAESERKTYAFDRRIESAALGLRLARLLNSRLGKALADKGFRATTVIGSIAGAGALAWLKEQSAEYVLKAMSAAASAASGLAYPFQEGSEEWLVQVPIAAQIANIASRNMKSLTYSHDQFLSGTYSLGSFLQMEFDPDMKLDLAQETDLLKIGVKRHPVNSFVQPVIEALLSMIETAVQEIIKVTVKVPVSYPKNAYLTHTGPFERPNLSLLSIPVSSAIAIARGGISYEDFQAANDPEILELAKRFEIIYDSELTSYDVRVTMHLQNGEQSAHVETAQFYPSLEDELKWIQDQHRHVLPWIDKLSKAWME, from the coding sequence ATGCGGTTGGAAGAAGCCATTTTACAAATTATCGAACAGACCCGCTTTGATGCGTTGACCGAAAGCGAAATCGACAGAATTCAAACGCTGCTTATGCATGATGCGGCGATGGGTTCGGCGGCCGGCGGACACCCGCTGGTCCTAAGTTTGATTGAAGACGCGGACGGTTTGCTTGGCGACAATGGATATACGTTGTTGGGGAATACCCAAAAATGCTTGTCTAACGATCTGGCCGTTCAGTACAATGCGATGGCCGTTACCGTATCCATTCGCGAGGATTTCGTTGCCGGAACCCATCCGGGAGCCATTCTGTTCCCTTTGCTCATCGCGGAATCGGAAAGAAAAACCTATGCATTCGATAGACGGATTGAATCGGCAGCCCTGGGATTGAGGCTGGCCCGGCTGTTAAATTCGCGGCTTGGGAAGGCGTTGGCCGACAAAGGCTTTAGAGCGACAACGGTCATTGGTTCAATAGCCGGAGCGGGAGCGTTGGCCTGGTTAAAGGAGCAATCGGCCGAATATGTACTGAAAGCCATGTCGGCGGCGGCATCGGCAGCCTCCGGACTCGCTTATCCGTTTCAGGAAGGGAGCGAGGAATGGCTGGTCCAAGTGCCCATCGCCGCTCAGATTGCAAATATCGCCAGCCGCAATATGAAGTCTTTAACATACAGCCATGATCAGTTTTTAAGCGGAACTTATTCGCTGGGGTCGTTTCTCCAAATGGAATTTGATCCGGACATGAAGCTTGATCTTGCCCAAGAGACGGATCTGTTGAAAATCGGGGTCAAGCGCCATCCGGTCAACAGCTTTGTGCAGCCCGTCATCGAAGCATTGCTGAGTATGATAGAAACAGCGGTGCAGGAGATTATCAAAGTTACGGTGAAAGTGCCCGTCAGCTATCCGAAGAATGCTTATTTGACGCATACCGGTCCGTTTGAAAGGCCGAATTTGTCGCTGTTAAGCATACCGGTCAGCTCCGCGATCGCGATCGCGCGGGGAGGAATTTCGTACGAAGACTTTCAGGCGGCCAATGATCCGGAAATTTTGGAGTTGGCTAAAAGATTTGAGATCATCTACGACTCGGAATTAACCTCCTATGATGTCCGGGTAACCATGCATTTGCAGAATGGAGAGCAGTCTGCGCACGTGGAAACCGCTCAATTTTATCCATCGCTGGAGGATGAGCTCAAGTGGATTCAAGATCAGCACAGGCATGTGTTGCCCTGGATCGATAAGCTTTCGAAAGCTTGGATGGAATAA
- a CDS encoding ferritin-like domain-containing protein: MMNYPAVGAEYMHAAGYAHPAKSSLVADLEKAINGEHEAILTYEKLAQLAPNEDFRRIITGIRNDEIQHIRHFADIYSRLTGGRQPYLAPVTLPTSFRAGVEESFRDELEDSKFYRDVSAATGDLYAQKALMLASHDEQRHASWFLYMLHKLAGR; encoded by the coding sequence ATGATGAATTACCCCGCTGTGGGAGCGGAATATATGCATGCAGCAGGCTACGCTCATCCGGCGAAGAGCTCGCTGGTTGCTGATTTGGAGAAAGCGATCAACGGGGAGCACGAGGCGATCCTCACCTACGAGAAATTGGCTCAACTGGCCCCTAATGAAGACTTCCGCAGGATCATTACGGGAATCCGCAACGATGAGATTCAGCACATTCGTCATTTTGCGGACATCTATTCCCGCTTGACGGGAGGACGTCAGCCCTATCTCGCTCCCGTCACTTTGCCCACTTCTTTCAGGGCCGGTGTGGAGGAATCGTTTCGCGACGAACTGGAGGACTCGAAATTTTACCGGGATGTCTCGGCTGCAACCGGCGATCTATATGCCCAGAAAGCCTTGATGCTCGCTTCCCATGATGAACAGCGCCACGCGTCATGGTTTTTGTATATGCTCCATAAACTGGCCGGAAGATGA
- a CDS encoding aspartate aminotransferase family protein has product MINRKRLQHLLEEELTRFEAEHPRSKALFERAKASLIDGVPMNWMVKWAGGFPLFVKEGKGAYFTDVDGHRYIDFCLGDTGSMTGHAPQGSVGAIAKRVESGVTFMLPTEDAVWVGEELSRRFGLPYWQVAISATDANRFALRLARHIAKRKYVLVFNYCYHGTVDESFITLTDGVAHCREGNIGPQIDPVKTTKVVEFNDIEALEKALAPGDVACVLAEPVMTNIGIIHPDPGFLDALREITKRTGTLLIYDETHTMSAGPGGYTGAHGLKPDMLTAGKAIGSGIPTAVYGFSEEVAARLRGTIELEGADVGGIGGTLAGNALSMAAMRATLENVLTEASYERNIALGERFAAGVEKVIAEKKLPWIVKRLGCRTEYWFRDTPPRNGGEAAAAVDHELDRFMHLAALNRGILMTPFHNMALISSETSEADIDYHTKVFRESVELLLSE; this is encoded by the coding sequence ATGATCAATCGCAAGCGGCTGCAGCATTTATTAGAAGAGGAGCTTACCCGGTTTGAGGCGGAACATCCCCGCTCCAAAGCATTGTTTGAACGAGCCAAAGCCAGTCTGATCGACGGCGTTCCGATGAATTGGATGGTGAAGTGGGCCGGCGGTTTTCCGCTTTTTGTGAAGGAAGGAAAAGGCGCCTACTTTACGGATGTTGACGGACATCGCTACATCGACTTCTGTCTGGGCGATACCGGATCGATGACCGGGCATGCGCCGCAGGGGTCTGTCGGAGCGATTGCCAAACGAGTCGAGAGCGGCGTTACGTTTATGCTGCCTACCGAAGACGCGGTATGGGTGGGCGAAGAACTGTCCCGTCGCTTCGGCCTGCCATATTGGCAAGTGGCGATTTCGGCTACGGATGCCAATCGCTTCGCCCTTCGTCTCGCCCGGCACATCGCAAAGCGCAAATACGTGCTTGTGTTTAACTACTGCTACCACGGCACTGTCGATGAGTCGTTCATCACGTTGACGGATGGCGTCGCCCATTGCCGCGAAGGCAACATCGGACCGCAAATCGATCCGGTCAAGACGACAAAGGTCGTCGAATTCAACGATATCGAAGCGCTGGAAAAAGCGCTGGCGCCTGGCGATGTCGCTTGCGTCCTGGCAGAGCCTGTGATGACCAACATCGGCATCATCCATCCAGACCCCGGCTTCCTCGATGCACTGCGGGAAATTACCAAGCGCACCGGCACCTTGCTGATTTACGATGAGACGCATACGATGAGCGCCGGACCAGGCGGATACACGGGAGCACACGGTTTGAAGCCGGACATGTTGACCGCAGGCAAGGCGATTGGCAGCGGAATTCCGACAGCAGTTTACGGTTTCAGCGAAGAGGTCGCTGCGCGCCTGCGCGGAACGATCGAGTTGGAAGGAGCGGACGTAGGCGGAATCGGCGGAACGTTGGCCGGAAACGCCCTGTCGATGGCTGCCATGCGGGCAACGCTGGAAAACGTGCTGACAGAGGCATCGTATGAGCGCAACATCGCCCTGGGCGAGCGCTTTGCCGCTGGAGTCGAAAAGGTCATTGCCGAAAAGAAATTGCCGTGGATCGTCAAGCGTCTCGGCTGCCGGACCGAATACTGGTTCCGCGACACCCCGCCGCGCAACGGCGGTGAAGCGGCGGCAGCAGTCGATCACGAGCTGGATCGCTTCATGCACCTTGCCGCACTGAACCGCGGCATCCTGATGACTCCATTCCACAATATGGCCTTGATTTCATCGGAGACAAGCGAAGCGGATATCGATTACCACACCAAGGTTTTCCGAGAAAGCGTGGAATTGCTGCTGAGCGAATAA
- a CDS encoding sigma-54-dependent Fis family transcriptional regulator, giving the protein MSRLSALHHVSQEIAEAITAALAIEVEIIDDTLTIVAGTGRYKEKIGQQEEEGDIESGYTYSLVLRTGKAYIIEDARNDPVYDARESELAEVCCPIFLDRQVIGLIGLVAFNEQQRDLLLQNKENLLLFLKRMAFLLASKVSEKKIATELTIIVETIRDGIIAVDRDGTITSSNQMAEKLIGKPRTELIGKKLVSFWPDSPVMDVIESGVECRDREEIYRNHTGKPMHVFTTICPILHGDEKAGTGNGRAAFGAVVSFRDMADVRRMVYDMTEKREDASFLEIIGKSKSIREVVDQGEKISQSNSTVLITGESGTGKGLFARSIHSASPRKNRPFIAVNCGAIPDSLLESELFGYESGAFTGARKTGKAGKFELANGGTIFLDEIGDLPLHLQVKLLHVLQSREIERVGGTTVFPVDVRVIAATNRNLERMIQDGEFREDLYFRLNVIPIHIPPLRERREDIPILLEYALRKYVQMFDKQITWFDDATLDLLTSYHWPGNIRELENVVEYAVNIENSQVITMQSVPIRLRRIQEAQMTEGAPLTLKKQLDAVEKGLIENCLNRTGYSVEGKTKAAHLLGISESTLYRRIRELNIDKKGQR; this is encoded by the coding sequence TTGTCCAGATTGTCTGCGTTACATCATGTATCCCAAGAAATTGCGGAAGCAATCACAGCCGCATTGGCAATCGAGGTGGAGATTATAGACGATACATTGACGATTGTCGCCGGAACGGGCAGGTATAAAGAAAAAATCGGTCAGCAGGAGGAAGAAGGCGACATTGAATCGGGTTATACGTACAGCCTGGTCTTGCGGACAGGGAAGGCATATATTATTGAAGACGCCCGCAACGATCCCGTATACGACGCGCGGGAAAGCGAGCTGGCCGAAGTCTGCTGCCCGATTTTTTTAGATCGGCAAGTCATCGGTTTGATCGGCTTGGTTGCCTTCAATGAACAGCAGCGGGATTTGCTTTTGCAAAACAAGGAGAATTTGCTGCTCTTTCTCAAGCGAATGGCCTTTCTCCTGGCAAGCAAAGTCTCAGAAAAGAAAATCGCCACGGAGCTGACGATCATCGTCGAGACGATCCGTGACGGAATTATCGCTGTCGACCGCGATGGCACGATTACCTCCAGCAACCAAATGGCGGAGAAGCTGATTGGAAAACCGCGAACGGAATTGATCGGAAAAAAACTTGTCTCATTCTGGCCCGACTCCCCGGTAATGGACGTGATCGAAAGCGGGGTGGAATGCCGCGACCGTGAAGAAATCTACCGCAACCACACCGGAAAGCCGATGCATGTTTTCACGACGATTTGCCCGATTTTGCACGGGGATGAAAAAGCCGGGACGGGAAACGGCCGGGCAGCATTTGGCGCAGTCGTCTCGTTTCGCGATATGGCCGATGTGCGGCGCATGGTCTACGACATGACGGAGAAACGGGAGGACGCTTCCTTTCTCGAAATCATCGGGAAAAGCAAGAGTATTCGCGAGGTGGTGGACCAGGGCGAAAAAATCTCCCAGAGCAATTCGACGGTCCTGATTACCGGAGAAAGCGGGACGGGAAAAGGCTTGTTCGCCCGCAGCATCCACTCTGCCAGCCCGCGCAAAAATCGTCCGTTTATCGCGGTAAACTGCGGGGCCATTCCCGATTCGCTCCTGGAGAGCGAGCTGTTTGGCTACGAATCGGGAGCTTTTACCGGCGCGAGGAAGACTGGAAAGGCAGGAAAGTTCGAGCTGGCCAACGGCGGGACCATCTTTCTCGACGAAATCGGCGATTTGCCGCTGCATCTGCAAGTCAAGCTGCTGCATGTGCTGCAATCGCGGGAGATTGAGCGAGTCGGCGGCACAACAGTTTTTCCCGTGGATGTCCGCGTCATTGCGGCGACGAATCGCAATCTCGAGCGGATGATTCAGGATGGCGAGTTTCGCGAAGATTTGTACTTTCGGCTGAACGTCATTCCCATCCACATCCCGCCGCTGCGTGAACGGCGCGAGGATATCCCGATTCTCCTGGAATACGCGCTCCGCAAATATGTGCAGATGTTCGACAAGCAGATCACCTGGTTTGACGATGCAACGCTGGACTTGCTCACAAGCTATCACTGGCCGGGAAACATTCGCGAGCTGGAAAACGTCGTCGAGTATGCCGTCAACATCGAAAACAGCCAAGTCATTACAATGCAGAGCGTCCCGATCCGCTTGCGCCGCATTCAGGAAGCGCAAATGACCGAAGGAGCGCCGTTGACGTTGAAAAAACAGCTTGATGCGGTAGAAAAAGGATTGATCGAAAATTGCCTGAATCGGACAGGCTATTCGGTCGAAGGCAAGACCAAAGCGGCACACCTGCTCGGCATCAGCGAATCGACCCTGTATCGGAGAATCAGGGAGCTGAATATCGACAAAAAAGGTCAGCGTTAA
- a CDS encoding peroxiredoxin, whose product MSLSTETRFPTIGDPFPEITVDTTAGKLSLPHAFKGKWFILFSHPGDFTPVCTTEFVSFQRFIGNFQQMNVELIGLSVDQVFSHIKWLEWIKANLRVDISFPIIADPLGVTANKLGMIHPGAGTRTVRAVFIVDDKGIIRLILLYPAEVGRNIHEILRAVHALQTASQYNVATPANWPDNEIIGSGVILPPPESVHSAIERLEKAKAGQWSCLDWWFCYKNDR is encoded by the coding sequence ATGTCGCTTTCCACTGAAACCCGTTTCCCGACCATTGGCGATCCTTTCCCGGAAATCACGGTAGACACTACTGCCGGAAAATTGTCGCTTCCCCATGCGTTCAAAGGCAAATGGTTCATCCTGTTCAGCCATCCCGGCGACTTCACCCCGGTCTGCACCACGGAGTTCGTATCCTTCCAAAGGTTTATCGGGAATTTCCAACAGATGAATGTGGAGCTGATCGGATTATCGGTCGATCAAGTGTTTTCCCATATCAAGTGGCTGGAGTGGATCAAGGCGAATTTACGGGTGGATATCAGCTTTCCCATCATTGCGGACCCTTTGGGCGTTACGGCCAACAAACTCGGGATGATTCACCCTGGAGCCGGAACCCGCACGGTACGCGCGGTTTTTATCGTCGATGATAAGGGAATTATCCGATTAATTCTGCTTTACCCGGCTGAGGTCGGCCGAAACATCCACGAAATCCTGAGGGCGGTGCATGCCCTACAGACCGCTTCACAGTATAATGTGGCCACTCCGGCGAACTGGCCCGATAATGAAATCATCGGCAGCGGCGTCATCCTTCCCCCGCCCGAATCCGTTCATTCGGCCATAGAGCGGTTGGAAAAGGCCAAAGCCGGGCAGTGGAGCTGTCTTGACTGGTGGTTTTGCTACAAAAATGACCGTTAA
- a CDS encoding transporter substrate-binding domain-containing protein, which yields MKARRNIWILISLIGMLALTACTGNKTMIVGVESNFKPFTYVEEGSYKGFEIDLWNAIAREAGFKKYKFEAMDFGELIEAVKTGKADVGLAGMTINQARKNELEFSMPYYDTGLVLLTSASNKQIHSTHDLKDKTVGTKLATTGYQFSSELQGLKSVKGYPEISQAFEDLMNNKVDAVIFDEQPSRNFVRTAGKGKVKILGGTLTKENYGMFTKKRGKNIGRIDQAIEAVSQNGTYEKIYRKWFGKKPDKLPGS from the coding sequence ATGAAGGCCAGGAGGAACATCTGGATCTTGATTTCGTTAATCGGCATGCTAGCGCTGACCGCCTGCACGGGGAATAAAACGATGATCGTCGGGGTGGAAAGCAATTTCAAGCCGTTTACATACGTGGAGGAAGGATCCTATAAAGGCTTTGAAATCGATTTGTGGAATGCCATTGCACGCGAAGCGGGATTTAAGAAATACAAATTTGAAGCGATGGATTTCGGTGAATTGATCGAAGCGGTCAAGACAGGTAAAGCGGACGTGGGTCTTGCAGGCATGACCATCAATCAGGCGCGCAAAAACGAACTGGAATTTTCAATGCCATATTATGATACGGGGCTGGTGCTGCTGACTTCAGCGAGCAATAAGCAAATCCACAGCACCCATGATCTCAAGGACAAAACCGTTGGAACCAAATTGGCGACGACGGGCTATCAATTTTCCAGCGAGCTGCAGGGCCTCAAATCGGTTAAAGGATATCCCGAAATTTCCCAAGCCTTTGAGGATCTCATGAACAACAAAGTGGATGCCGTCATCTTTGACGAACAGCCTTCCAGGAACTTTGTCCGTACGGCAGGCAAAGGCAAGGTGAAAATTCTCGGAGGGACTTTGACCAAAGAAAACTATGGCATGTTTACGAAAAAAAGGGGCAAGAACATCGGCCGAATCGACCAGGCGATCGAAGCGGTTTCCCAAAATGGAACCTATGAGAAAATCTACAGGAAATGGTTCGGGAAAAAACCGGATAAACTGCCGGGCTCTTAA
- a CDS encoding MFS transporter — translation MSPVKPMQGMLPEPMAKSEKIAFSRWLALFWIAVSVLFSLSLWFSASVVLEEIEKAWNAGKGYGPWITAAVQLGFISGSLISSLTALPDRMNPRRLFALSSLLGAAFNGWILVAHHAEAGLLLRFLTGVSLAGVYPVGVKLLSQWFPRKRGLGIGVLIAALTLGSALPHFVAAYALAFNWKWIIAASSILAVAAAAFMQWVLPDVPKAAGKQARLSFGKLREILANRPIMLANYGYFGHMWELYAVWTWLPMFLKASFASLPNTAFHQSAGEWYSFLIIGVAGAFGCIAGGLLADKIGRARLSGGAMAVSALCSITIGFTYGQAVWITLLIALVWGIAVIADSAQFSAAVTEYSNPEYVGTALTFQMAVGFFISVFSINLIPFLQSWIGWQWVFAVLAIGPALGVISMGYLRKVEVGTPSRQGQALSS, via the coding sequence ATGAGTCCGGTAAAGCCGATGCAGGGGATGTTGCCGGAGCCGATGGCAAAATCGGAAAAGATCGCTTTCAGCAGATGGTTGGCTTTGTTCTGGATTGCGGTCTCCGTGTTGTTTTCCTTGAGTTTGTGGTTCAGCGCCTCGGTCGTGTTGGAGGAAATCGAAAAAGCTTGGAATGCGGGCAAAGGTTATGGACCTTGGATTACCGCTGCCGTCCAGTTGGGCTTTATTAGCGGATCTTTGATCAGCTCCCTGACGGCGCTGCCCGACCGGATGAATCCAAGGCGGTTGTTTGCTCTGTCGTCGCTCTTGGGGGCGGCCTTTAACGGTTGGATTCTTGTGGCGCATCATGCGGAAGCGGGACTGCTGCTGCGTTTTCTGACGGGGGTGTCGTTGGCCGGAGTGTACCCGGTGGGCGTGAAATTGCTGTCGCAGTGGTTTCCGAGGAAGCGGGGCTTGGGCATAGGCGTGCTGATCGCCGCGCTGACGCTTGGCTCCGCGCTGCCTCATTTTGTTGCCGCGTACGCTTTGGCGTTCAACTGGAAGTGGATTATCGCAGCAAGCTCGATACTGGCAGTGGCTGCTGCCGCCTTCATGCAATGGGTGCTTCCCGATGTGCCGAAGGCGGCCGGGAAGCAAGCGCGGTTATCGTTCGGCAAGCTGCGCGAGATTTTGGCGAATCGTCCGATCATGCTGGCCAATTACGGATACTTCGGCCATATGTGGGAGTTGTACGCCGTGTGGACATGGCTCCCGATGTTTTTGAAGGCGTCCTTTGCAAGTCTGCCGAATACAGCATTTCATCAGTCTGCGGGTGAATGGTACTCCTTCTTGATTATTGGCGTGGCCGGGGCCTTCGGATGCATTGCCGGGGGGCTGCTGGCCGACAAAATCGGCAGGGCCAGGCTGTCCGGCGGAGCGATGGCCGTCAGCGCATTATGCTCCATTACCATCGGGTTTACCTATGGTCAGGCGGTTTGGATCACGCTTCTTATCGCGTTGGTTTGGGGAATCGCCGTGATCGCCGATTCGGCGCAATTTTCCGCAGCCGTCACCGAGTATTCCAATCCCGAGTATGTGGGCACCGCTTTAACCTTCCAAATGGCCGTAGGCTTTTTCATTTCGGTCTTTTCGATTAATCTGATTCCTTTTTTGCAATCCTGGATAGGCTGGCAGTGGGTATTTGCGGTTCTGGCGATCGGGCCTGCGCTTGGCGTGATCTCGATGGGATATTTGCGGAAGGTGGAGGTCGGAACGCCATCTCGACAGGGGCAAGCACTGTCATCATAA
- a CDS encoding DUF3050 domain-containing protein produces the protein MDQQTFSRLKRLREELLEHPVYTIVNTPERVKYFMQHHVFAVWDFMSLLKKLQNVITCVTVPWVPGPDANYARFINEIVLGEETDEDGEGHYISHYELYLNAMGEVGADVSPIRTYVERVAQGENPFRALEDGRIPDPAADFVRSSLQFVFEGKPHEVAAAFFFGREEIIPDMFQVLVDELQNSGIETRWLDYYLRRHIELDENEHGPLAEKLLYFLCGSSEDALREAEEAAQRALQARIRLWDGVVEGIREQGI, from the coding sequence ATGGATCAGCAAACGTTCAGTCGGCTGAAGCGGTTGAGAGAGGAGCTGTTGGAGCATCCGGTGTACACGATTGTGAATACGCCGGAGCGGGTGAAATATTTCATGCAGCATCATGTGTTTGCGGTATGGGATTTTATGAGCTTGTTGAAAAAGCTGCAGAATGTGATCACCTGTGTGACCGTGCCTTGGGTACCGGGACCTGATGCCAATTATGCCAGATTCATCAACGAAATTGTGCTGGGGGAAGAAACGGACGAAGACGGAGAAGGCCATTACATCAGCCATTATGAGCTGTATTTGAATGCGATGGGCGAGGTGGGGGCCGATGTCTCCCCGATTCGCACGTATGTGGAGCGGGTCGCGCAGGGAGAGAATCCCTTTCGGGCCTTGGAGGACGGACGGATCCCCGATCCGGCCGCAGATTTCGTCAGAAGCAGCCTGCAATTTGTATTCGAGGGAAAGCCGCATGAGGTGGCGGCTGCCTTTTTCTTCGGACGGGAAGAGATCATTCCGGATATGTTTCAGGTGCTGGTGGACGAATTGCAGAACAGCGGGATTGAAACCCGTTGGCTGGACTATTATCTTCGCCGCCATATCGAGCTGGATGAGAACGAACACGGCCCGCTGGCCGAGAAGCTCTTGTATTTCCTGTGCGGCAGCAGTGAGGACGCATTAAGGGAAGCGGAGGAAGCCGCGCAAAGAGCGCTTCAGGCCAGAATCAGGCTGTGGGACGGCGTGGTTGAAGGGATTCGCGAACAGGGCATCTGA
- a CDS encoding indolepyruvate ferredoxin oxidoreductase subunit alpha yields the protein MLDVITSPCIGEKAAECVDVCPVDCIKEGEDQYYIDPDTCIECGACESACPVAAIYHESFVPDEELDFIDKNREFFQK from the coding sequence ATTTTGGATGTGATTACATCCCCTTGCATTGGCGAAAAGGCTGCGGAATGCGTTGACGTTTGTCCCGTGGATTGCATCAAGGAAGGCGAGGATCAATACTACATAGACCCGGATACCTGCATCGAATGCGGAGCTTGCGAATCGGCTTGCCCGGTAGCGGCGATTTACCACGAAAGCTTCGTGCCGGATGAGGAACTGGATTTCATCGATAAGAACCGGGAATTTTTCCAAAAATAA
- a CDS encoding DMT family transporter produces the protein MKKSLFADLILFCIAVSWGYTFVLTKDLVEEITPLYFIGSRFLIASLLLLLFAWRLLRRLTRFDMLSGAVAGLALAAAFNLQTFGIRLTTPGKAGLFTGTAVLWTPFLYFLWSRKPLRADTIISALIVFAGLALFSWKDSFDFIGLNAGDLLTLGGALFFAVHIMVVDRYHRNSKSELPVSIFVMMQLFVVGIVTLSFAAPLEPLPSALSPYGWFAYGFDLLFGTLLAYMGQIYAQKYAHPAHAGIIITFDSFFAYLFSWWLWGENLTVRMWAGIFMFVLGLLVAEAGPYIGFPMRAKRKSSKHGSDLA, from the coding sequence ATGAAAAAATCGCTGTTCGCCGATTTAATTTTGTTCTGCATTGCCGTTTCGTGGGGATATACCTTTGTCTTGACCAAAGATTTGGTCGAAGAAATCACGCCGCTTTATTTTATCGGCTCCCGCTTTTTGATTGCATCGCTGCTGCTGCTCTTGTTTGCATGGCGGCTCCTGCGCCGGCTGACGAGGTTCGATATGCTGTCGGGTGCCGTGGCCGGATTGGCCTTGGCAGCGGCCTTTAATCTGCAAACCTTCGGCATTCGGCTGACGACGCCCGGAAAGGCCGGACTGTTTACCGGCACGGCAGTACTCTGGACTCCCTTCCTTTATTTCCTGTGGAGCCGAAAGCCACTGCGCGCCGATACGATCATCAGCGCTTTGATTGTTTTTGCCGGGCTGGCGTTGTTTTCATGGAAGGATTCCTTCGATTTCATCGGATTAAATGCCGGAGATTTGTTGACTCTCGGCGGGGCTTTGTTTTTTGCCGTCCACATCATGGTGGTCGACCGTTATCACCGAAACAGCAAATCGGAGCTGCCTGTGTCGATTTTTGTCATGATGCAGCTGTTTGTCGTAGGGATCGTCACGCTAAGCTTTGCCGCTCCCTTGGAGCCCCTCCCGTCCGCTCTTTCCCCATACGGTTGGTTTGCCTACGGATTTGATTTGCTGTTCGGCACATTATTGGCCTATATGGGTCAAATCTATGCGCAGAAATACGCCCATCCGGCGCATGCCGGGATTATTATCACCTTTGATTCGTTCTTTGCGTATCTTTTTTCGTGGTGGCTGTGGGGAGAAAACCTCACCGTTCGCATGTGGGCCGGAATCTTCATGTTTGTCTTGGGCTTGCTGGTTGCGGAGGCGGGGCCCTATATCGGATTTCCGATGCGGGCAAAGCGGAAATCGTCGAAGCATGGAAGCGACTTGGCATAA